The region TGTTACGTCGCTCAGCCACAAGAAGACGTCAGCCACATCGGGGCGGAAGTGGTGCTGGTGGAGGTGGGCGAAGGCCAGCCCTACCAGAAAACCGAAGAACTGTGCCGCGCTCTCAAACTGGAACGGAGACTACCCCTCGTTGCGCTGGTCAGCAAGAATGCCTTCGCCGCTTACGCGGGCGAACTCAAAACGCTCCTCTGCGACGATTTCATCCTCGAACCCTACGACCGCCAGGAACTCCTGCTGCGCATCACAAAGCTCATCGGCGAAGAGAAACATGCTGGCGACCAGCAGCTCGTTATCGGCGACCTGGTTATCAACCTGACCCAAGCCGAGGTCTTCCTGAGCGGCAGGGCGGTGGAGTTGACCTTCCGCGAGTACGAGCTGCTGCGTTTTCTGGCCAGCCACCCCGGGCGCATGTATTCCCGTGACGCGCTGCTAAATTCAGTATGGGGCTACGACTATTTCGGCGGAGACCGCACGGTGGATGTGCACATCCGCCGCCTGCGCAGCAA is a window of Dehalococcoidia bacterium DNA encoding:
- a CDS encoding DNA-binding response regulator; this translates as MNRLFIVAQAELARRLSRELEGDGFSCYVAQPQEDVSHIGAEVVLVEVGEGQPYQKTEELCRALKLERRLPLVALVSKNAFAAYAGELKTLLCDDFILEPYDRQELLLRITKLIGEEKHAGDQQLVIGDLVINLTQAEVFLSGRAVELTFREYELLRFLASHPGRMYSRDALLNSVWGYDYFGGDRTVDVHIRRLRSKIEDAEHNFIDTVRNMGYRFRKQE